The sequence CAACTACCCGGATAACCAGGTCGAGGAGATGGAGGCGGTCAACAATCCCGAGGACCCGAGCGCGGGGACGCGCAAGGTGCCGTTCTCCAAGGTGCTGTACATCGAGCAGGAAGACTTCCGCGAAGACCCGCCCAAGGGCTACTTCCGGCTCTCGCCGGGGCGTGAGGTGCGGCTGCGCTACGGCTACTTCGTCACCGCGACGAGCGTGGTGAAGGATGGCAACGGTCGCGTGCTCGAGGTGCACTGCACATACGACCCCGCCACCCGCGGCGGCAACAACCCGCCGGACGGGCGCAAGGTGAAGGCGACCATCCACTGGGTCTCGGCCAGGCACGCCATCGACGCCGAGGTGCGGCTCTACGACAAGCTCTTCAGCAAGCCCGACCCGAACCAGGTCGAGGAGGGCAGGGACTTCACCGCCAACCTGAATCCCGACTCGCTGGAGGTCCTGACCGCGGCCAAGCTGGAGCCGTCGCTGGCGTCGGCCAAGGTCGGCTCGCGATTCCAGTTCGAGCGCCTGGGATATTTCTGCGTGGACCGCGACTCCGCCCCCGGACGGCTGGTCTTCAACCGCACCATCACCCTGAAAGACACCTGGGCGAAGATCGAGAAGAAGGCCGGATAGCCACTTTCCACGGACGCGCACGGAGTCCGTGTGCCGCCGCCCGCCTACTGGCCGAGGATGATCGGCAACCCGCTCTTGCTGCTGCCGATGACAATGACCTTGCTGTTCTTGCTGTCAGCCAGTTTCTCGGTGGCTTCGATGCCCTTCCAGGTCAGCAACTCCGGGCTAATGCCCTGGGCGACGGTGTGCTGGAAGTCGCGGATGCCTTCGGCCTCGATGCGCTTGCGGTCGGCCTCCTGGCGCTCCTTCTGCAGGCGGAACGACATGGCGAGCGACTCCTGCTCGGCCTGCTGCTTGGCCTCGATGGACTGCTTCAGCGCGGCCGGCAGCTGGATGTCGCGCAACAGGATGCTCTCGATGCCGATGCCGCGCTGCTCCAGTTGGCTCTTCATGGAGTTGTAGATCTCGCGGGCGACCTTCTCGCGTTCTCCGCTATAAAGAGCATTCGCGGAGTGGGACGCGGTGGCTTCGCGGATGGCGGCACGCAGGTTCGGCTCGATGACCACCGCGGGGTAATTGGGCCCGATCTTCTGATAGACCTCCGCCGCCTTTTCGGGATTGAGATGGAAGATGAGCGAGGTGTCGAGCGCCATCACCAGGCCTTCGGCGGAGGGCACACTGGCCGATTCCTTGATCTCCTGGGTGCGAACGCTCATCACGTTATTAGACTTGAGCGGGTTGATGAGGTGGATGCCTTCGGGCAGGGTTTCGCCGGTGACGCGGCCGAACAGGGTGAGCACCCCGACATGCCCCGAAGGCACGCTGGTGACTCCGGAGAACACCACCACCAAGACCAAGACAGCGGCCAGCGCCAGGCCGACCGCACGAAGGATGGAAGACCCGCCGACGTCAATGACGCGCTTATCGCCAAAACCATAGTTTGTCATGAGTATCGCCTCCGCGTGGATTGTGCGGCAGAGCCCCAGGGCGGGCAAGGCAATTCAAGAACCTGGATACAGGATCGCCGAGCGGCATTCCTTCATTTCACGCCTTCGACGATGTACAGGTCGCTCAGGGATTTGGAGTAGCCGTAGGCATAGGCCCGGCCATCGTTCGAGATGACGGGAGCGGACACCTGCCGAATGCCGGTCAGATCCGATGGCGAAAAGGTCTTCCACAGCCGCCGCTGGCCGCTGGCGGGGTCCAGGATGAATACTTTGCGCGGCAGCGAATCCGGGCCAGAGATGGGC comes from Terriglobales bacterium and encodes:
- the glnS gene encoding glutamine--tRNA ligase, which gives rise to KGEFPDGSRVLRAKIDMASPNMNMRDPVMYRILHAEHHRTGDKWCIYPMYDYAHGQSDSIERVTHSMCTLEFADHQPLYRWYIESIGIFPSQQIEFDRLNLTYTLLSKRRLLQLVNEKHVSGWDDPRMPTLSGIRRLGYTPEAIRNFVWSAGVSRTNGTTDIAMLEHFVREDLNKRTQRVMAVLRPLKLVIDNYPDNQVEEMEAVNNPEDPSAGTRKVPFSKVLYIEQEDFREDPPKGYFRLSPGREVRLRYGYFVTATSVVKDGNGRVLEVHCTYDPATRGGNNPPDGRKVKATIHWVSARHAIDAEVRLYDKLFSKPDPNQVEEGRDFTANLNPDSLEVLTAAKLEPSLASAKVGSRFQFERLGYFCVDRDSAPGRLVFNRTITLKDTWAKIEKKAG
- a CDS encoding prohibitin family protein, encoding MTNYGFGDKRVIDVGGSSILRAVGLALAAVLVLVVVFSGVTSVPSGHVGVLTLFGRVTGETLPEGIHLINPLKSNNVMSVRTQEIKESASVPSAEGLVMALDTSLIFHLNPEKAAEVYQKIGPNYPAVVIEPNLRAAIREATASHSANALYSGEREKVAREIYNSMKSQLEQRGIGIESILLRDIQLPAALKQSIEAKQQAEQESLAMSFRLQKERQEADRKRIEAEGIRDFQHTVAQGISPELLTWKGIEATEKLADSKNSKVIVIGSSKSGLPIILGQ